The following are from one region of the Sphingomonas sp. J315 genome:
- a CDS encoding electron transfer flavoprotein subunit alpha/FixB family protein produces MSVLVWVEHDNASVKDATLAAVTAAGKLGDVVALVAGQGAQGAADAAAKIAGVSKVLLADDAAYGHALAENVAPLIADLMSGHDAFVAPATTTGKNIAPRVAALLDVMQISEVVGIDGDQFTRPIYAGNAIATVTSSDAKKVLTVRGTAFEKAAAEGGSASVETVSGGGDKGLSSFVGAEIAKSERPELTSAKVIVSGGRALGSGEQFHALIDPLADKLGAAVGASRAAVDAGYAPNDYQVGQTGKIVAPEVYVAVGISGAIQHLAGMKDSKTIIAINKDEDAPIFQVADIGLVGDLFKVVPELTEKL; encoded by the coding sequence ATGAGCGTGCTGGTCTGGGTCGAACACGACAATGCGTCGGTCAAGGACGCAACGCTCGCCGCCGTCACCGCGGCGGGCAAGCTGGGCGACGTCGTCGCGCTGGTCGCGGGGCAGGGCGCACAGGGTGCCGCCGACGCCGCCGCGAAGATCGCGGGCGTGTCGAAGGTGCTGCTCGCCGATGACGCCGCTTACGGCCATGCGTTGGCGGAGAACGTCGCGCCGCTGATCGCCGACCTGATGTCGGGCCATGACGCCTTCGTCGCGCCCGCCACCACCACCGGCAAGAATATCGCGCCGCGCGTCGCTGCGTTGCTCGACGTCATGCAGATCAGCGAAGTCGTGGGCATCGACGGCGACCAGTTCACCCGTCCGATCTATGCCGGCAACGCCATCGCCACCGTCACCTCGTCGGATGCCAAGAAGGTGCTGACGGTGCGCGGCACCGCCTTCGAAAAGGCAGCGGCCGAGGGCGGCAGCGCCAGCGTCGAAACCGTCTCGGGCGGTGGCGACAAGGGCCTGTCGAGCTTCGTCGGTGCCGAGATCGCCAAGAGCGAGCGGCCGGAGCTGACCAGCGCCAAGGTGATCGTCTCGGGCGGTCGCGCGCTCGGCTCGGGCGAACAGTTCCACGCGCTGATCGATCCGCTTGCGGACAAGCTCGGCGCCGCGGTCGGCGCCTCGCGCGCGGCGGTCGATGCGGGCTATGCCCCCAACGACTATCAGGTCGGCCAGACCGGCAAGATCGTCGCGCCCGAAGTCTATGTCGCGGTCGGCATCTCGGGCGCGATCCAGCACCTTGCGGGCATGAAGGACAGCAAGACGATCATCGCGATCAACAAGGACGAAGACGCCCCGATCTTCCAGGTCGCGGACATCGGCCTGGTCGGCGACCTGTTCAAGGTCGTCCCGGAACTGACCGAGAAGCTCTGA
- the sucC gene encoding ADP-forming succinate--CoA ligase subunit beta, producing MNIHEYQAKELLAKYGAPIAAGHAAFTVEEAVEAAKKLPGPLFVVKSQIHAGGRGKGKFKELGPEAKGGVRLAFSLDEVEAHAKDMLGNTLVTIQTGDAGKQVNRLYVTDGADIAKEFYLALLVDRATSRIAFVVSTEGGMDIEEVAHSTPEKIHSFSVDPATGFMPHHGRTVAAALGLTGDQAKQAAKVASSLYAAFLATDAEQIEVNPLALTEQGNLLVLDAKVGFDGNAMFRHKDLMELRDTTEEDPMELEASKYDLAYIKLDGDIGCMVNGAGLAMATMDIIKLNGMFPANFLDVGGGANKEKVTAAFKIILADPAVKGILVNIFGGIMKCDIIAEGIVAAAKEVNLSVPLVVRLEGTNVQQGKDILANSGLPIVPANDLGDAAKKIVAEVKAVA from the coding sequence ATGAATATCCATGAATATCAGGCCAAGGAACTGCTGGCGAAGTACGGCGCGCCGATCGCGGCCGGTCACGCCGCCTTCACCGTCGAAGAGGCGGTCGAAGCTGCCAAGAAGCTCCCCGGGCCGCTGTTCGTGGTGAAGTCGCAGATTCATGCCGGCGGCCGCGGCAAGGGCAAGTTCAAGGAACTCGGCCCCGAAGCGAAGGGCGGCGTCCGCCTCGCCTTCAGCCTCGACGAGGTCGAAGCGCATGCCAAGGACATGCTCGGCAACACGCTGGTGACGATCCAGACCGGCGACGCGGGCAAGCAGGTCAACCGCCTCTACGTCACCGACGGCGCCGACATCGCCAAGGAATTCTACCTCGCGCTGCTGGTCGATCGCGCGACCAGCCGCATCGCCTTCGTCGTCTCGACCGAAGGCGGCATGGACATCGAGGAAGTCGCCCACTCGACCCCTGAGAAGATTCACAGCTTCTCGGTCGATCCCGCGACCGGCTTCATGCCGCATCATGGCCGCACCGTCGCCGCCGCGCTCGGCTTGACCGGCGACCAGGCGAAGCAGGCGGCCAAGGTCGCGTCGTCGCTCTACGCCGCCTTCCTCGCCACCGACGCCGAGCAGATCGAGGTCAACCCGCTCGCGCTGACCGAGCAGGGCAACCTCCTCGTCCTCGACGCCAAGGTCGGCTTCGACGGCAACGCGATGTTCCGTCACAAGGATCTGATGGAACTGCGCGACACCACCGAAGAGGACCCGATGGAGCTCGAGGCGTCGAAATACGACCTCGCTTACATCAAGCTCGACGGCGACATCGGCTGCATGGTCAACGGCGCGGGCCTCGCCATGGCGACGATGGACATCATCAAGCTGAACGGCATGTTCCCGGCCAACTTCCTCGACGTCGGCGGCGGCGCGAACAAGGAAAAGGTGACGGCGGCGTTCAAGATCATCCTCGCCGATCCTGCGGTGAAGGGCATCCTCGTCAACATCTTCGGCGGGATCATGAAGTGCGACATCATCGCCGAGGGCATCGTCGCTGCGGCGAAGGAAGTGAACCTGTCGGTCCCGCTGGTCGTCCGCCTCGAAGGCACGAACGTCCAGCAGGGCAAGGACATCCTCGCCAACTCCGGCCTGCCGATCGTTCCTGCGAACGATCTGGGCGACGCGGCAAAGAAGATCGTGGCGGAGGTGAAGGCGGTTGCTTGA
- a CDS encoding sulfite exporter TauE/SafE family protein — translation MILDPVFYAIAVPAVALLGLSKGGFAGAGSLSLPVIAFIIDPVRAAAILLPILIVQDVVGIWAFRRTVDYFVLGWTLAGAIVGIALGYWFAASVSADAVLAMVGVISILFGAHRLWKDRLGAGAASTSPGWVGSLFGVASGFTSQIAHAGAPPWQLWVMPRQLTPAYLVGTTAVFFGAVNWIKVPAYLALGQFTAENLGTSAVLMPVAIASTFAGVWLVRRVSPERFYTAIYWLMIGVGVVLVAKALI, via the coding sequence CTGATCCTCGACCCCGTCTTTTACGCGATCGCGGTTCCGGCGGTCGCGCTGCTGGGACTGTCCAAAGGCGGTTTTGCCGGTGCGGGCTCGCTGTCGCTGCCGGTGATCGCCTTTATCATCGATCCCGTGCGCGCCGCCGCGATCCTGCTGCCGATCCTGATCGTGCAGGACGTGGTCGGCATCTGGGCCTTCCGACGTACGGTCGATTATTTCGTGCTGGGATGGACGCTGGCCGGCGCGATCGTCGGCATCGCGCTCGGCTATTGGTTTGCGGCGAGCGTGTCGGCGGACGCCGTGCTCGCGATGGTCGGGGTGATTTCGATCCTGTTCGGGGCACACCGGCTGTGGAAGGACCGGCTGGGCGCTGGAGCCGCGTCGACCTCGCCCGGATGGGTCGGATCGCTGTTCGGAGTCGCATCGGGCTTCACCAGCCAGATCGCCCATGCCGGGGCACCGCCCTGGCAGCTCTGGGTGATGCCGCGCCAGCTGACGCCGGCCTATCTGGTCGGCACCACCGCCGTGTTCTTCGGGGCCGTGAACTGGATCAAGGTGCCGGCCTATCTGGCGCTGGGACAGTTTACGGCGGAGAATCTGGGGACGAGCGCGGTGCTGATGCCCGTGGCGATTGCGTCGACCTTCGCGGGGGTGTGGCTGGTACGGCGGGTGTCGCCGGAGCGATTCTATACCGCGATCTACTGGCTGATGATCGGGGTGGGTGTGGTGCTGGTGGCGAAGGCGCTTATTTGA
- a CDS encoding ribose-phosphate pyrophosphokinase: MKLMAGNSNLPLAQAIASYLEIPLTKANVRRFADEEIFVEILENVRGEDVFVLQSTAYPANDNLMELLIMIDALRRASAKRITAVLPYFGYARQDRKPGPRTPISAKLVANLITTAGANRVLSVDLHAGQIQGFFDIPTDNLFAAPVMSEDIKARFSDKNLMVVSPDVGGVVRARALAKRLENAPLAIVDKRREKAGESEVMNIIGDVEGRFCVLIDDIVDSAGTLCNAAAALKAAGAEDVVAYCTHGVLSGGAVARVDGSALRELVITDSIGNHDVVGQSQRVRHLTIAPLLAEAIRRIADESSVSSLFD, encoded by the coding sequence ATGAAACTGATGGCTGGCAATTCGAACTTGCCGCTCGCCCAGGCGATCGCCTCGTATCTCGAGATTCCGCTGACAAAGGCCAATGTCCGCCGCTTCGCCGATGAAGAGATCTTCGTCGAGATCCTCGAAAATGTCCGCGGCGAGGATGTGTTCGTGCTCCAGTCGACCGCGTACCCCGCGAACGATAATCTCATGGAATTGCTGATCATGATCGATGCGCTGCGTCGCGCGTCGGCCAAGCGCATCACCGCCGTCCTCCCCTATTTCGGCTATGCGCGTCAGGACCGGAAGCCCGGCCCGCGCACCCCGATCTCGGCCAAGCTCGTCGCAAATTTGATCACCACCGCCGGGGCCAACCGCGTCCTCTCGGTCGATCTCCACGCCGGGCAGATTCAGGGCTTTTTCGACATCCCGACCGACAATCTCTTCGCCGCCCCGGTGATGAGCGAGGACATCAAGGCGCGCTTCTCGGACAAGAATCTGATGGTCGTCTCGCCCGACGTCGGCGGCGTGGTGCGCGCGCGTGCGCTCGCCAAGCGGCTTGAGAATGCCCCGCTCGCGATCGTCGACAAGCGCCGCGAAAAGGCGGGCGAATCGGAAGTGATGAACATCATCGGCGATGTCGAAGGGCGTTTCTGCGTGCTGATCGACGATATCGTCGATTCGGCCGGCACGCTGTGCAACGCCGCCGCCGCGCTCAAGGCTGCCGGGGCAGAGGACGTCGTCGCCTATTGTACCCATGGCGTGCTGTCGGGCGGCGCGGTCGCCCGCGTCGACGGTTCGGCGCTGCGTGAGCTGGTGATCACCGATTCGATCGGCAACCACGATGTGGTCGGCCAGTCGCAGCGCGTACGCCACCTCACCATCGCGCCGCTGCTCGCCGAAGCGATTCGCCGGATCGCGGATGAAAGCTCGGTGTCGAGTCTGTTTGATTGA
- a CDS encoding sterol desaturase family protein, producing MNPAIGIALFLLTVALMEGFAYVAHRWVMHGPGWFLHKSHHEPRTGNWELNDLYAVIFAVPSFVLLLGGVHLGWWQGWAWIGAGIAAYGAIYFGFHDVIVHRRLNHRYIPKSNYMKRIIQAHRLHHVVETKHGTVSFGFLYAPPPEKLKAQLKARGNAGVREPVGRF from the coding sequence ATGAATCCCGCAATCGGCATCGCGCTGTTCCTGTTGACCGTCGCCCTGATGGAGGGTTTTGCCTATGTCGCGCATCGCTGGGTGATGCATGGGCCGGGCTGGTTCCTGCACAAGAGCCATCACGAGCCGCGCACCGGAAACTGGGAGCTTAACGATCTCTATGCGGTGATCTTTGCGGTGCCGTCGTTCGTGCTGCTGCTCGGCGGGGTGCATCTGGGCTGGTGGCAGGGCTGGGCGTGGATCGGCGCGGGGATCGCGGCCTATGGCGCGATCTATTTCGGGTTCCACGATGTGATCGTGCATCGACGGTTGAACCACCGCTACATCCCCAAATCCAATTACATGAAGCGGATCATCCAGGCACACCGGCTGCACCATGTGGTCGAGACCAAGCATGGGACGGTGAGCTTCGGGTTCCTCTACGCCCCGCCGCCGGAGAAGCTGAAGGCGCAGCTCAAGGCGCGCGGCAATGCCGGGGTGCGTGAGCCGGTAGGCCGGTTCTGA
- a CDS encoding electron transfer flavoprotein subunit beta/FixA family protein codes for MKVLVPVKRVLDYNVKPRVKADGTGVDLANVKMSMNPFDEIAVEEAIRLKEKGVATEIVVVSIGEQKAQETLRTALAMGADRAILITSEGPVEPLGVAKLLAKVAEEEQPGLIILGKQAIDDDNNQTGQMLGALLGWGQGTFASKVEVSGDSVDVTREVDGGLETVKLNIPAIVTTDLRLNEPRYASLPNIMKAKSKPLAAKTPADYGVDVTPRLTVVKVAEPAKRTAGVKVADVDELVGKLKALGVAK; via the coding sequence ATGAAAGTGCTGGTGCCGGTCAAGCGTGTGCTTGACTATAACGTAAAGCCCCGCGTGAAAGCGGACGGGACGGGCGTGGATCTCGCCAACGTCAAGATGAGCATGAACCCGTTCGACGAGATCGCGGTCGAGGAAGCCATCCGCCTCAAGGAAAAGGGCGTCGCGACCGAGATCGTCGTGGTCTCGATCGGCGAGCAGAAGGCACAGGAAACGCTGCGCACCGCGCTGGCGATGGGTGCCGACCGCGCGATCCTGATCACCAGCGAAGGCCCGGTCGAGCCGCTCGGCGTCGCCAAGCTGCTGGCAAAGGTCGCCGAAGAGGAACAGCCCGGCCTGATCATCCTCGGCAAGCAGGCGATCGACGACGACAACAACCAGACCGGCCAGATGCTTGGCGCGCTGCTCGGCTGGGGCCAGGGCACCTTCGCGTCGAAGGTCGAGGTGTCGGGTGACAGCGTCGACGTGACCCGCGAAGTCGATGGCGGCCTCGAAACGGTGAAGCTCAATATCCCGGCGATCGTCACCACCGACCTGCGCCTCAACGAGCCGCGCTATGCCTCGCTGCCCAACATCATGAAGGCGAAGAGCAAGCCGCTCGCGGCCAAGACGCCCGCCGATTATGGCGTGGACGTCACCCCGCGCCTGACGGTGGTCAAGGTCGCGGAGCCCGCCAAGCGGACCGCGGGCGTCAAGGTTGCGGATGTGGATGAGCTTGTCGGCAAGCTCAAGGCACTGGGAGTTGCGAAATGA